A genome region from Ficedula albicollis isolate OC2 chromosome 23, FicAlb1.5, whole genome shotgun sequence includes the following:
- the LOC101807222 gene encoding interferon alpha-inducible protein 27-like protein 2B isoform X2, which translates to MGKSAKMSKRKPTPDEEPKKETTSDEESGDKTIPGDEPKKETISNEESGEETTPGDEAKKEKTSDEESGDETTPGDETKKETISNEESGEETTPGDEAKKEKTSDEESRNETNPGGSPNDHPGGSPSHDPGDSPKRNSVIRTVIGTAVGAGLAVAVPPLIISMLGFTGAGIAAGSIAAKMMSAAAIANGGGVAAGSTVAVLQSIGAAGFSAGTNIGLGTAGGAIGAWLSKLKKPPNDKPKKG; encoded by the exons ATGG GAAAGTCCGCCAAGATGTCCAAGAGGAAGCCAACTCCGGATGAGGAACCCAAGAAGGAGACAACTTCAGATGAGGAATCTGGGGATAAGACAATTCCTGGTGATGAGCCCAAGAAGGAGACAATTTCAAACGAGGAATCTGGGGAGGAGACAACTCCTGGTGATGAGGCCAAGAAGGAGAAAACTTCAGATGAGGAATCCGGGGATGAGACAACTCCTGGTGATGAGACCAAGAAGGAGACAATTTCAAACGAGGAATCTGGGGAGGAGACAACTCCTGGTGATGAGGCCAAGAAGGAGAAAACTTCAGATGAGGAATCCAGGAATGAGACAAATCCTGGTGGCAGTCCCAATGATCATCCTGGTGGCAGTCCCAGTCATGATCCTGGTGACAGTCCCAAAA ggaACAGTGTCATTAGAACTGTCATTGGAACCGCAGTGGGAGCAG GACTGGCAGTGGCTGTCCCCCCGCTGATCATCAGCATGCTGGGGTTCACAGGAGCCGGCATCGCCGCTGGCTCCATCGCTGCCAAGATGATGTCAGCAGCTGCCATTGCCAACGGGGGTGgagtggctgctggcagcaccgTGGCCGTGCTGCAGTCGATCG gagctgcaggtttcTCTGCTGGTACCAATAttgggctgggcacagctggtggAGCAATCGGGGCCTGGCTGTCCAAGCTGAAGAAACCTCCAAATGACAAACctaaaaaaggataa
- the LOC101807222 gene encoding interferon alpha-inducible protein 27-like protein 2B isoform X1 — protein sequence MGKSAKMSKRKPTPDEEPKKETTSDEESGDKTIPGDEPKKETISNEESGEETTPGDEAKKEKTSDEESGDETTPGDETKKETISNEESGEETTPGDEAKKEKTSDEESRNETNPGGSPNDHPGGSPSHDPGDSPKSKKSPGNSVIRTVIGTAVGAGLAVAVPPLIISMLGFTGAGIAAGSIAAKMMSAAAIANGGGVAAGSTVAVLQSIGAAGFSAGTNIGLGTAGGAIGAWLSKLKKPPNDKPKKG from the exons ATGG GAAAGTCCGCCAAGATGTCCAAGAGGAAGCCAACTCCGGATGAGGAACCCAAGAAGGAGACAACTTCAGATGAGGAATCTGGGGATAAGACAATTCCTGGTGATGAGCCCAAGAAGGAGACAATTTCAAACGAGGAATCTGGGGAGGAGACAACTCCTGGTGATGAGGCCAAGAAGGAGAAAACTTCAGATGAGGAATCCGGGGATGAGACAACTCCTGGTGATGAGACCAAGAAGGAGACAATTTCAAACGAGGAATCTGGGGAGGAGACAACTCCTGGTGATGAGGCCAAGAAGGAGAAAACTTCAGATGAGGAATCCAGGAATGAGACAAATCCTGGTGGCAGTCCCAATGATCATCCTGGTGGCAGTCCCAGTCATGATCCTGGTGACAGTCCCAAAAGTAAGAAAAGTCCAG ggaACAGTGTCATTAGAACTGTCATTGGAACCGCAGTGGGAGCAG GACTGGCAGTGGCTGTCCCCCCGCTGATCATCAGCATGCTGGGGTTCACAGGAGCCGGCATCGCCGCTGGCTCCATCGCTGCCAAGATGATGTCAGCAGCTGCCATTGCCAACGGGGGTGgagtggctgctggcagcaccgTGGCCGTGCTGCAGTCGATCG gagctgcaggtttcTCTGCTGGTACCAATAttgggctgggcacagctggtggAGCAATCGGGGCCTGGCTGTCCAAGCTGAAGAAACCTCCAAATGACAAACctaaaaaaggataa
- the LOC101807222 gene encoding interferon alpha-inducible protein 27-like protein 2B isoform X3: MSKRKPTPDEEPKKETTSDEESGDKTIPGDEPKKETISNEESGEETTPGDEAKKEKTSDEESGDETTPGDETKKETISNEESGEETTPGDEAKKEKTSDEESRNETNPGGSPNDHPGGSPSHDPGDSPKSKKSPGNSVIRTVIGTAVGAGLAVAVPPLIISMLGFTGAGIAAGSIAAKMMSAAAIANGGGVAAGSTVAVLQSIGAAGFSAGTNIGLGTAGGAIGAWLSKLKKPPNDKPKKG; this comes from the exons ATGTCCAAGAGGAAGCCAACTCCGGATGAGGAACCCAAGAAGGAGACAACTTCAGATGAGGAATCTGGGGATAAGACAATTCCTGGTGATGAGCCCAAGAAGGAGACAATTTCAAACGAGGAATCTGGGGAGGAGACAACTCCTGGTGATGAGGCCAAGAAGGAGAAAACTTCAGATGAGGAATCCGGGGATGAGACAACTCCTGGTGATGAGACCAAGAAGGAGACAATTTCAAACGAGGAATCTGGGGAGGAGACAACTCCTGGTGATGAGGCCAAGAAGGAGAAAACTTCAGATGAGGAATCCAGGAATGAGACAAATCCTGGTGGCAGTCCCAATGATCATCCTGGTGGCAGTCCCAGTCATGATCCTGGTGACAGTCCCAAAAGTAAGAAAAGTCCAG ggaACAGTGTCATTAGAACTGTCATTGGAACCGCAGTGGGAGCAG GACTGGCAGTGGCTGTCCCCCCGCTGATCATCAGCATGCTGGGGTTCACAGGAGCCGGCATCGCCGCTGGCTCCATCGCTGCCAAGATGATGTCAGCAGCTGCCATTGCCAACGGGGGTGgagtggctgctggcagcaccgTGGCCGTGCTGCAGTCGATCG gagctgcaggtttcTCTGCTGGTACCAATAttgggctgggcacagctggtggAGCAATCGGGGCCTGGCTGTCCAAGCTGAAGAAACCTCCAAATGACAAACctaaaaaaggataa